Proteins co-encoded in one Leptospirales bacterium genomic window:
- a CDS encoding SpoIIE family protein phosphatase, whose amino-acid sequence MFLSHWLERSFLNFFSIGPLVPTLFAWIVAFFLFRIRNRSRATSLYAWAMLVYGFFEISYFFASTIFRPELAFYRWSTFSMVLVVGYFLISFWMHFPENTHPRFTRITRIVAGIVAAATSLVFFYGTYHAPRIFHFSSHFWDFDADLISRRGGVIILLYVVAIGVLGIWRGIVTKRVRLPAFAMAAGWLLGSVTPGILNVLSRSGQIGYDSYQISKSLMVLGGFFTFFIIYLNNTEDRTTFMTKLVAVSAATFLVVFQLVSYFVLSRYDAIYDGLRRAEARLALLHGDRAPGLRYLSEYDPQSGKSRWVFKEADVEIEPNRFAAELDNTLTVERLARLGSQPTAPAIEAILQAAPAHFAGYAAVIRSHFTSGQSAETPVTTAETSPIVAFLKANSRTVLTRFNKIRELPDENFRRELEAYLQKQQSDRSFGPFAGALLGALPASQLENAALKAEILRYLAPARAVGERSYHWHASQDPNHDPYVAYAFVDERGEHVLEAGFSYLGWRRYMDGPTRDLAILLLATVAVMLVLFPLFFYGALVSPLQGLLRGVQQVNEGDLNVEVTVKVEDEIGFLAQSFNGMVRSIQSARKKLQEYAETLEEKVKERTRELRNTLDEVNRLKVQQDGDYWLTSMLVAPLSSNRAHGEAVKVDFLIKQKKEFQFRRWKSEIGGDFCAADRIQLRGEVYTIFLNADAMGKSIQGAGGTIVLGSVLESILSRTRSSNAAQSYFPERWLKNAFIELHKIFESFDGSMLVSMVFGLIHESSGFLYYINAEHPASVLYRNREAEFLEKGEILRKAGWTGIADTLHIETFQLQPGDVFVAGSDGRDDLAIGRNAEGNRIINEDETQFRIIVQEANADLERIYELLSSAGELTDDLSLVRVEYTGAGLPLEPSDTREVIDTARAAQRNNRQQEALDLLRMRMRMDPPSLRVKREFIASAYRSGAYEEGFAAVDRYLSENPGDAEMIFVGATLARKLKRWDAGIDYGERYRLRRPLDVRNLINLSRLYLGVNQKSRAAQMAREALEVEPDNDRAEQILRALAERSVG is encoded by the coding sequence ATGTTCCTTTCGCACTGGCTAGAACGCTCCTTCCTGAACTTCTTTTCCATCGGTCCGCTGGTCCCCACGCTCTTTGCCTGGATTGTGGCCTTCTTCCTGTTTCGCATCCGAAATCGCTCCAGGGCTACGTCGCTCTATGCCTGGGCCATGCTCGTGTATGGCTTCTTTGAAATTTCGTATTTCTTTGCTTCCACCATCTTCCGGCCGGAACTGGCCTTCTATCGCTGGTCGACCTTCAGCATGGTTCTGGTGGTCGGCTACTTTCTCATATCCTTCTGGATGCATTTTCCGGAAAATACGCATCCGCGATTTACGCGCATCACGAGGATCGTTGCCGGGATCGTTGCAGCGGCCACATCATTGGTCTTCTTCTACGGCACCTACCATGCGCCTCGAATCTTTCATTTCTCCAGTCATTTTTGGGATTTCGACGCTGATCTGATTTCGCGACGCGGCGGAGTTATCATCCTTCTCTATGTTGTTGCAATCGGAGTCCTTGGCATCTGGCGCGGCATCGTAACCAAACGCGTGCGTCTGCCTGCCTTTGCCATGGCGGCCGGGTGGCTGCTGGGCTCGGTTACGCCGGGTATTCTCAATGTTCTCAGCCGCAGCGGTCAGATCGGCTACGATTCCTATCAAATTTCCAAAAGCCTGATGGTGCTTGGCGGATTCTTTACATTCTTTATTATATATCTCAACAACACAGAGGACCGCACTACCTTCATGACCAAGCTGGTAGCAGTATCGGCCGCCACCTTTCTGGTCGTCTTTCAGCTGGTGAGTTACTTTGTTCTATCGCGATATGACGCGATCTATGATGGATTGCGCCGGGCCGAAGCCCGGCTTGCTTTGCTGCACGGCGATCGCGCCCCGGGTCTGCGCTATTTGAGCGAATATGACCCGCAGAGCGGAAAATCTCGTTGGGTCTTTAAGGAAGCCGATGTTGAAATTGAACCGAATCGTTTCGCTGCGGAGCTGGACAATACCCTGACGGTTGAACGATTGGCCCGGCTGGGATCACAGCCGACGGCTCCTGCCATCGAAGCAATTTTGCAGGCTGCCCCGGCGCATTTTGCGGGCTATGCTGCGGTCATTCGTTCGCATTTTACGTCCGGCCAGAGCGCGGAAACGCCCGTAACGACCGCTGAAACATCGCCTATCGTCGCATTTTTGAAGGCAAATTCAAGAACTGTACTGACGCGCTTCAATAAGATCCGCGAGTTGCCTGACGAGAATTTCCGCCGCGAACTCGAAGCCTACCTGCAGAAGCAACAAAGCGATCGCTCTTTTGGTCCCTTTGCCGGAGCATTGCTCGGGGCGCTTCCAGCATCGCAGCTGGAGAACGCTGCGTTGAAAGCCGAAATTTTGCGCTATCTGGCCCCGGCGCGGGCTGTGGGCGAACGCAGCTACCACTGGCATGCATCGCAGGATCCCAATCATGACCCCTACGTCGCCTATGCCTTCGTAGATGAGCGCGGCGAACACGTACTGGAAGCCGGCTTTTCCTATCTTGGATGGCGCAGGTATATGGATGGACCGACGCGAGATCTGGCAATACTACTGCTGGCGACTGTCGCCGTCATGTTGGTGCTTTTTCCGCTGTTCTTTTATGGCGCCCTTGTCTCACCGCTACAGGGACTGCTACGCGGAGTGCAGCAAGTGAACGAGGGCGATCTCAATGTTGAAGTAACCGTCAAGGTCGAGGACGAGATTGGATTTTTGGCGCAATCCTTTAACGGGATGGTTCGTTCCATTCAGTCGGCGCGCAAGAAGCTGCAAGAATATGCAGAGACGCTGGAGGAGAAGGTCAAAGAGCGAACCAGAGAATTACGCAATACACTGGACGAAGTCAATCGATTGAAAGTCCAGCAAGATGGCGACTACTGGCTTACTTCAATGCTGGTGGCGCCGCTTTCCTCCAATCGAGCGCACGGCGAGGCCGTGAAAGTCGATTTTCTGATCAAGCAGAAGAAGGAATTTCAATTCCGGCGCTGGAAATCGGAAATCGGCGGGGACTTTTGCGCTGCGGACCGGATACAGTTGCGCGGCGAAGTGTATACAATCTTCCTCAATGCCGACGCCATGGGTAAGTCAATCCAGGGCGCTGGCGGAACGATCGTACTTGGCAGCGTGCTCGAATCCATACTGTCGCGCACCCGCTCCAGTAACGCGGCGCAGAGCTACTTTCCGGAGCGCTGGCTCAAGAATGCCTTCATAGAGCTGCACAAGATTTTTGAAAGCTTTGATGGCAGCATGCTGGTTTCTATGGTCTTCGGCCTGATCCACGAATCATCAGGATTTCTTTACTATATCAACGCAGAGCATCCAGCCAGCGTACTCTACCGCAACCGCGAAGCTGAATTTCTCGAAAAGGGCGAAATATTGCGTAAGGCCGGCTGGACCGGGATTGCTGACACATTGCATATTGAAACATTTCAGCTGCAGCCTGGCGACGTTTTCGTCGCCGGATCGGATGGCCGCGACGATCTCGCTATCGGGCGCAATGCCGAAGGTAATCGGATCATTAACGAAGATGAGACGCAATTCCGGATCATTGTTCAGGAAGCGAACGCCGACCTTGAACGAATCTACGAACTGTTGTCCAGCGCCGGAGAGTTGACCGACGACCTGTCGCTGGTCCGCGTTGAGTACACAGGCGCCGGCTTGCCGCTTGAGCCTTCTGATACCCGCGAAGTAATTGATACGGCGCGGGCGGCGCAGCGCAACAATCGCCAGCAGGAGGCCCTCGACCTGCTGCGTATGCGTATGCGGATGGACCCGCCCTCGCTGCGCGTGAAACGCGAATTCATCGCCAGCGCCTACCGCAGCGGCGCTTATGAAGAGGGATTTGCTGCTGTCGATCGCTATCTCTCAGAGAATCCCGGCGATGCCGAAATGATCTTTGTGGGCGCAACCCTGGCCCGGAAGTTGAAGCGGTGGGATGCCGGAATTGACTATGGCGAACGCTATCGACTTCGACGACCGCTTGATGTTCGCAACCTGATTAACCTCTCGCGGCTATATCTGGGCGTGAATCAAAAATCGCGAGCGGCGCAGATGGCGCGCGAAGCGCTTGAAGTTGAGCCGGACAATGATCGCGCCGAACAGATTCTGCGTGCATTGGCTGAACGCAGCGTCGGTTAG
- a CDS encoding fructosamine kinase family protein: MSAPHWMQQALGLWRTDAVGAPVLLHGKSLFELYRLQLSDCIAAVKCVSSQRMAEVEARGLQTLAEAGAPAPRVLSTPALDADRALLILEFIADPGRIDSRRLIADLRRLYAQERAHFGWFEDNFIGALRQRNLPRSSFAEFWLEDRLHPQLALTVASGQLSRAAGREILDHARAAIRRWKLERCIPRLIHGDLWSGNLLPDAAGRAHLIDPSISASIPEQDLAMLALFGSPLSEESMRAIAEESGSPPGFEMRVGFWQCYPLLVHLNLFGSSYLRQLQQAVESFAYG; this comes from the coding sequence ATGTCTGCGCCGCACTGGATGCAGCAAGCGCTTGGCTTGTGGCGAACCGACGCCGTTGGCGCCCCCGTACTCTTGCACGGCAAGAGCCTCTTCGAACTCTATCGCCTGCAATTGTCCGATTGTATTGCCGCGGTCAAGTGTGTCTCATCGCAAAGGATGGCCGAAGTTGAAGCTCGCGGCCTGCAGACGCTTGCTGAAGCGGGCGCACCGGCGCCGCGCGTCCTATCTACGCCGGCGCTGGACGCGGATCGCGCGCTGCTGATTCTGGAATTTATTGCGGACCCGGGCCGCATTGATTCCCGACGGCTGATCGCCGACCTGCGCCGGCTTTACGCGCAAGAGCGGGCGCACTTTGGATGGTTTGAGGACAATTTCATTGGCGCCTTGCGGCAAAGAAATTTGCCGCGCAGCAGTTTCGCGGAATTCTGGCTGGAGGATCGATTGCATCCGCAGCTGGCGCTGACGGTCGCCAGCGGCCAGCTTTCCAGGGCCGCCGGGCGGGAAATCCTGGACCATGCGCGCGCCGCAATTCGCCGCTGGAAGCTGGAGCGTTGCATTCCGCGACTGATTCACGGCGACCTGTGGTCCGGCAATTTGCTGCCCGATGCGGCCGGACGCGCTCACTTGATCGATCCTTCAATATCCGCGTCAATTCCAGAGCAGGATCTGGCGATGCTTGCCCTGTTTGGATCCCCGTTGAGCGAAGAGTCAATGCGTGCGATCGCCGAGGAGAGCGGCTCTCCTCCGGGTTTCGAAATGCGAGTCGGTTTCTGGCAGTGCTATCCTTTGTTGGTGCATCTGAACCTGTTTGGCAGCAGCTATCTGCGCCAGCTGCAGCAGGCAGTGGAGAGTTTTGCTTATGGCTGA
- a CDS encoding DUF1566 domain-containing protein: protein MAHRKTILLLLALAASGFVAGGCASGPRQCACSEVSREAADRAPGSPQRPGAPHSSGFSFSLFLDPCACSRELSDGGRGVLLLSANQVGSDCQVLSQLRTGFYEPVRYDVAGIMLRNLAAEAGANAVSIDIFEPGSAQGRALQCTTEFLSERRPAAVEQAADLPEWTTEAGVTRNRQRRIGWQQCSTGQQEVQGRCQGAAIPMKWPDAADYCRRLSLGNNQWRLPTIDELSSILDPTRAAGEAKIDPALFPETRRNVYWSSTLYEPQASIVRVVDFDSGLNYAYGPENPGYVRCVYDTP, encoded by the coding sequence ATGGCTCACCGAAAAACGATACTGCTGCTGCTGGCGCTGGCCGCCTCTGGATTTGTGGCCGGGGGCTGTGCCAGCGGACCCCGGCAGTGCGCCTGCAGCGAGGTTTCGCGGGAGGCAGCCGACCGTGCGCCTGGCTCGCCGCAGCGGCCCGGCGCCCCACACAGCAGCGGCTTCAGCTTTTCACTGTTTTTGGATCCTTGCGCCTGCTCCCGCGAATTGAGCGATGGCGGCCGAGGCGTCCTGTTGCTGAGCGCAAATCAGGTGGGATCGGACTGCCAGGTGTTGAGCCAGCTGCGGACAGGATTCTACGAGCCGGTCCGCTATGATGTCGCAGGAATCATGCTACGCAATCTTGCAGCGGAGGCCGGCGCCAATGCCGTCTCCATTGACATATTCGAGCCGGGTAGCGCCCAGGGCCGGGCCCTGCAGTGCACTACCGAGTTCCTTTCAGAGCGACGCCCGGCCGCTGTCGAACAAGCGGCCGATCTTCCTGAGTGGACAACTGAAGCAGGCGTAACTCGAAACCGCCAGCGAAGGATTGGCTGGCAACAATGCAGCACCGGCCAGCAAGAGGTGCAGGGACGCTGTCAGGGAGCGGCGATTCCCATGAAATGGCCCGATGCTGCCGACTACTGTCGTCGACTCAGCCTCGGTAACAACCAATGGCGGCTGCCAACCATCGATGAGCTGAGTTCAATTCTCGATCCAACGCGCGCCGCGGGCGAGGCCAAGATCGACCCTGCGCTTTTTCCGGAAACACGCCGCAATGTCTACTGGAGCAGCACGCTCTATGAACCACAGGCCAGTATTGTGCGCGTCGTGGATTTTGACAGCGGTTTGAACTACGCCTACGGTCCGGAGAATCCCGGCTACGTTCGCTGCGTCTACGATACTCCGTAG
- a CDS encoding RNA pyrophosphohydrolase, producing the protein MKLPSAVADSRPYRLNVGIVVLNRTGLALAGERVHYPGVFQYPQGGIDKGEAPLAAARRELYEEIGLRLDEEPIHELAEWLSYEFPESIPEHLKRFRGQKQRWFFFHWEGEPSTLALDLHDREFSRVIWADPLHLADNIVEFKKDIYRRLCAEAKIAMARF; encoded by the coding sequence ATGAAGCTCCCATCCGCTGTGGCTGACTCAAGACCCTACCGGCTCAATGTCGGCATAGTTGTGCTCAACCGCACCGGCTTGGCGCTGGCCGGCGAAAGGGTGCACTATCCGGGCGTCTTTCAATATCCGCAGGGCGGTATCGATAAGGGCGAGGCGCCGCTCGCTGCCGCTCGAAGAGAACTATATGAAGAAATCGGACTGCGGTTGGACGAAGAGCCCATCCACGAATTGGCCGAGTGGCTGAGCTATGAATTTCCTGAAAGCATTCCAGAGCATCTGAAACGCTTTCGTGGACAAAAGCAGCGTTGGTTCTTTTTTCACTGGGAGGGCGAACCTTCCACGCTTGCACTCGATTTGCACGACCGTGAATTTTCACGCGTCATCTGGGCGGATCCCCTGCACCTGGCTGACAATATAGTCGAATTCAAGAAAGACATCTATCGACGTCTGTGCGCGGAGGCAAAAATCGCAATGGCTCGATTCTGA
- the def gene encoding peptide deformylase — protein MAIRKILRAGDPQLRQKSAPVPLEEIRSKEIKKLIRDMYETMKAADGIGLAAPQVGVLKRLVIVGFDRSARYPDLKDGIQQRVLINPEITALESKTEGYWEGCLSVPGMRGYVERPRKIRLKFFDENEEQHDEVIEGFDAVVYQHECDHLDGVLYIDRLKDPRLFGFNDELDAEEATRTAVTV, from the coding sequence ATGGCCATTCGCAAAATCCTTCGGGCCGGCGATCCTCAGCTGCGCCAAAAGTCGGCGCCAGTGCCGCTCGAAGAGATTCGATCCAAAGAAATCAAGAAACTGATTCGAGATATGTACGAAACCATGAAAGCGGCCGATGGCATTGGCCTGGCGGCGCCCCAGGTTGGCGTATTGAAGCGACTGGTAATCGTGGGTTTTGATCGCAGCGCGCGTTATCCGGATCTAAAAGATGGCATCCAGCAACGCGTGTTGATCAATCCCGAGATCACAGCGCTCGAGTCGAAAACCGAGGGCTACTGGGAGGGTTGCCTTTCGGTGCCCGGCATGCGCGGCTATGTTGAGCGTCCTCGCAAGATACGCTTGAAGTTTTTTGACGAGAATGAAGAGCAGCACGACGAAGTAATCGAAGGCTTCGATGCTGTCGTCTACCAGCATGAATGCGACCACCTCGACGGGGTGCTCTACATCGATCGATTGAAAGATCCGCGACTCTTTGGTTTCAACGATGAACTGGATGCCGAAGAGGCCACGCGAACAGCCGTGACTGTCTGA
- the prmC gene encoding peptide chain release factor N(5)-glutamine methyltransferase has translation MAEQDGKVEKSTVQTVAAVLAQALRRLRDAELESPAAEAAYLLADLLHKDRAWLLAHDEEQLTLTLVERFQQRVEQRCQHRPLAQICGRREFFGRSFLVTEATLIPRPETELLVSEILARLDGRPKLILDLCCGSGCIGLSLLAERNQWQAVLTDLSPAALDVARQNAASFPENIAARARFCCGDLYEALAANAAALSEKSLFDAVVCNPPYIHPDEMESLAPEVRDFEPALALFSDDPLDLIQRIAAGAREALRPPGLLLIETSPRYAAAGQRALHNFFQVAEVLHDLAGLPRALCAYGVS, from the coding sequence ATGGCTGAACAGGACGGCAAAGTGGAAAAATCCACAGTGCAAACTGTCGCCGCTGTTCTGGCGCAGGCGCTCCGTCGCTTGCGCGATGCAGAGCTTGAGTCGCCGGCGGCGGAAGCAGCCTATCTGCTTGCCGACCTGCTGCACAAGGATCGTGCATGGCTTCTGGCGCACGATGAGGAGCAGCTGACGCTGACGCTTGTAGAGCGGTTTCAGCAACGCGTCGAGCAACGCTGCCAGCATCGTCCGCTGGCGCAAATTTGCGGCCGACGCGAATTTTTCGGCCGCAGTTTTCTGGTCACCGAAGCCACTCTGATTCCGCGTCCCGAGACCGAACTGCTGGTGAGCGAAATCCTTGCTCGTCTTGACGGAAGGCCGAAGCTTATTCTCGATCTATGCTGCGGCAGCGGCTGCATCGGGCTCAGTCTGCTGGCGGAACGCAATCAATGGCAGGCCGTATTGACGGATCTATCGCCGGCGGCGCTGGATGTGGCGCGCCAGAATGCCGCCAGTTTTCCTGAGAATATTGCAGCCCGCGCACGTTTTTGCTGTGGCGATCTTTATGAAGCTCTGGCTGCCAACGCGGCGGCGCTGAGTGAGAAATCGCTTTTTGATGCCGTCGTCTGTAATCCGCCCTATATCCATCCCGATGAAATGGAAAGCCTCGCGCCCGAGGTTCGAGATTTTGAGCCGGCGCTGGCGCTATTTTCCGATGATCCGCTGGATCTGATTCAACGCATAGCGGCGGGCGCCAGAGAGGCGCTGCGTCCGCCGGGCTTGCTGCTGATTGAGACTTCGCCGCGCTACGCGGCCGCGGGCCAGCGCGCGCTGCACAATTTCTTTCAAGTCGCAGAAGTGCTGCATGATCTGGCCGGCCTGCCGCGCGCGCTTTGCGCCTACGGAGTATCGTAG
- a CDS encoding DEAD/DEAH box helicase, protein MNKPLIVQSDRTMLLEVDNGYFEDARAAVSRFAELEKSPEHMHTYRITPLSLWNAASSRMSAEEIVAALEEFSKYPLPKNVINEIREQISRYGKVKLVKDDTGDLYIISEEKAFLNEIANHRTVQPYIEERRGDQIVIKKSYRGHIKQALIRIGYPVEDLAGYDEGAKYGFNLKHTTEGGKEFIMRDYQRRSVEVFHQNGAREGGSGVIVLPCGAGKTIVGIGVMQIVGAETLILVTNTYSIRQWKNEILDKTDVKEEDIGEYSGEKKEIKPITIATYNIITHRKKKGGEFTHFNIFSANNWGLIVYDEVHLLPAPVFRMTSELQAKRRLGLTATLVREDGLEEDVFSLIGPKKYDVPWKELEKQSWIANARCIEVRCDMDDDLRMQYSLADDREKYRLASENREKMQVIEWILEEHGRENVLIIGQYIDQLETIARHFEFPLITGKTPLAERERLYGAFRGGEIPCLIVSRVANFSIDLPDASIAIQVSGTFGSRQEEAQRLGRVLRPKQGDNQAFFYSLVSRDTTEERFGQNRQLFLTEQGYEYQIYTEEQFREMRGKARETILQR, encoded by the coding sequence ATCAACAAACCCCTCATTGTCCAGTCCGACCGCACCATGCTGCTCGAAGTGGATAATGGCTACTTTGAGGACGCCCGCGCTGCAGTCAGTCGCTTCGCCGAGCTTGAAAAGAGCCCGGAGCACATGCACACCTACCGCATTACGCCGCTTTCTTTGTGGAATGCCGCCTCCAGTCGCATGAGCGCCGAGGAGATTGTAGCAGCGCTGGAGGAATTCTCCAAGTACCCTCTGCCCAAGAACGTAATCAATGAGATCCGCGAACAGATTTCGCGCTACGGCAAAGTGAAGCTGGTCAAGGACGACACCGGCGATCTATATATTATTTCGGAAGAAAAGGCATTTCTCAACGAGATTGCCAACCACCGCACCGTTCAACCCTATATCGAAGAGCGCCGCGGCGATCAAATCGTCATTAAGAAATCCTATCGCGGACATATCAAGCAGGCCTTGATTCGCATCGGCTATCCGGTAGAAGACCTCGCAGGTTATGATGAGGGAGCGAAATATGGCTTCAATCTGAAGCATACAACAGAAGGCGGCAAAGAGTTCATCATGCGCGACTACCAGCGTCGCTCGGTGGAAGTCTTTCATCAGAACGGCGCTCGCGAGGGCGGCTCTGGCGTCATTGTCCTGCCCTGTGGCGCCGGTAAGACGATCGTTGGCATCGGCGTTATGCAGATTGTGGGGGCCGAGACGCTGATCCTGGTCACCAACACCTACTCCATCCGTCAGTGGAAAAACGAGATTCTGGACAAGACCGATGTCAAGGAAGAAGACATTGGGGAGTACAGCGGCGAGAAAAAGGAGATCAAGCCAATCACCATCGCCACCTACAATATTATCACCCACCGCAAGAAGAAAGGCGGCGAGTTCACTCACTTCAATATTTTCAGCGCTAACAATTGGGGTCTGATCGTCTATGACGAAGTGCACCTCCTGCCGGCGCCCGTTTTTCGCATGACCTCGGAGCTGCAGGCCAAGCGACGTCTCGGACTGACGGCTACGCTAGTTCGCGAGGACGGTCTGGAAGAGGACGTATTCTCGCTGATCGGCCCCAAGAAGTACGATGTTCCGTGGAAGGAGCTGGAAAAACAGAGTTGGATTGCCAATGCGCGTTGCATCGAAGTGCGGTGCGATATGGACGACGATCTTCGTATGCAGTACAGCCTCGCTGACGATCGCGAAAAGTATCGTCTGGCCTCTGAGAATCGGGAAAAGATGCAAGTGATCGAGTGGATTCTCGAGGAACACGGCCGCGAGAACGTGTTGATCATTGGTCAGTACATCGATCAACTGGAAACGATTGCCCGTCATTTTGAGTTTCCCTTGATTACCGGCAAGACGCCGTTGGCTGAACGCGAGCGGCTCTATGGCGCCTTTCGTGGCGGCGAAATACCCTGCTTGATTGTCTCGCGCGTCGCCAATTTCTCCATCGATTTGCCGGATGCCTCGATTGCTATTCAGGTCAGCGGTACGTTTGGCTCTCGCCAGGAGGAAGCGCAGCGTCTGGGACGCGTCCTGCGGCCCAAGCAGGGCGACAACCAGGCCTTCTTTTACTCGCTGGTGAGTCGGGACACGACCGAGGAGCGCTTCGGGCAAAACCGACAGCTTTTCTTGACCGAGCAGGGCTACGAATACCAGATCTATACGGAAGAACAATTCCGGGAGATGCGCGGCAAGGCTCGCGAAACCATCCTCCAGCGTTAG